Proteins encoded in a region of the Populus nigra chromosome 3, ddPopNigr1.1, whole genome shotgun sequence genome:
- the LOC133689965 gene encoding tonoplast dicarboxylate transporter, with translation MNGDHTPNLNPDDPKTPLLPVHDPIQRSPSSNSSLTSLFTPNNFYILLGPLLCTLICLLVKLDAPVTSIYMLAILAWIFSWWFTEAVPMPITSMAPLFLFPLFGIASADSVARSYMDDVIALVLGSFILALAVEHYNIHKRLALNMTMLFCGDPLNPPLLLLGICATTAFVSMWMHNVAAAVIMMPVATGILQRLPRGPTQSSVVGKFCKAVVLGVIYSAAIGGMSTLTGTGVNLILVGMWKSYFPEANPISFNTWFFFGFPLALMIFFALWAILCLLYCSKGSGQVLSAYLDKAHLKSELELLGPMAFAEKMVLAVFGMLIVLWMTRSITDDIPGWGALFNGLAGDGTVSVMMATLLFIIPNKKQRGEKLMDWNKCKKLPWNIVLLLGAGFAIADGVKTSGLADVLSKALDFLEEVPYLAIAPMVCLISATITEFTSNNSTTTLVVPLLIQIAKTMHVHPLLLMVPGAIGAQFSFLLPTGTPSNIVGFTTGHIEIKDMIKTGLPLKIFGIAALSLLMPTLGAYVFGTNGEV, from the exons ATGAACGGTGATCACACCCCTAATCTCAACCCTGATGATCCCAAGACACCACTTCTCCCAGTCCATGATCCAATTCAAAGGTCACCAAGTTCCAATTCGTCTCTAACTTCCCTCTTCACACCAAACAATTTCTACATCTTGCTAGGACCCCTTCTGTGCACCCTTATATGTCTTTTGGTCAAGCTGGATGCTCCGGTGACTAGCATATACATGTTAGCTATTCTTGCTTGGATATTTTCTTGGTGGTTCACTGAGGCTGTGCCTATGCCCATCACCTCCATGGCACCTCTCTTTCTGTTTCCTCTATTTGGAATTGCTTCTGCTGATAGTGTTGCTCGATCTTACATGGATGATGTGATTGCTCTTGTTCTTGGGAGCTTCATTCTTGCTCTTGCTGTTGAGCATTATAACATTCACAAAAGATTGGCATTAAAT ATGACGATGCTGTTCTGTGGAGATCCATTGAATCCACCACTGCTCCTCCTTGGAATTTGTGCCACCACAGCATTTGTCAGCATGTGGATGCACAACGTGGCAGCGGCTGTTATAATGATGCCAGTAGCCACTGGTATCTTACAGCGTCTGCCAAGGGGTCCCACTCAATCCAGCGTTGTGGGCAAATTCTGCAAAGCAGTGGTTCTTGGGGTCATATATTCTGCAGCTATAGGAGGGATGAGTACCTTGACAGGGACAGGCGTTAATCTGATATTAGTGGGTATGTGGAAGAGCTATTTTCCTGAGGCAAATCCCATCAGCTTTAACACGTGGTTCTTCTTTGGGTTTCCTTTAGCTTTGATGATTTTCTTTGCTTTGTGGGCCATTCTTTGTTTGCTGTATTGCTCAAAGGGCTCAGGACAGGTCCTTTCTGCTTATTTGGACAAAGCCCACCTTAAGAGTGAGCTTGAATTATTAG GTCCGATGGCTTTTGCTGAAAAGATGGTATTGGCTGTTTTTGGG ATGCTAATAGTCCTATGGATGACAAGAAGCATAACGGATGACATTCCTGGTTGGGGAGCTCTCTTCAATGGACTTGCCGGCGATGGAACCGTTAGT GTTATGATGGCAACCTTATTGTTCATAATTCCAAACAAGAAGCAGAGGGGTGAGAAATTGATGGACTGGAACAAATGCAAGAAACTACCATGGAACATTGTGTTGTTGCTAGGAGCAGGTTTCGCCATCGCCGATGGAGTGAAGACTAGCGGCCTGGCTGATGTGTTATCCAAGGCATTAGACTTCTTGGAAGAGGTACCATACTTAGCCATTGCACCTATGGTGTGTCTGATAAGTGCCACAATCACTGAATTCACTTCAAACAACTCAACCACCACCCTTGTGGTTCCTCTACTGATCCAAATTGCGAAGACGATGCATGTGCATCCACTTCTCCTCATGGTTCCTGGGGCAATCGGAGCACAGTTTTCGTTCTTGCTTCCAACTGGAACACCTTCAAATATTGTTGGGTTCACTACAGGGCATATTGAGATCAAAGACATGATCAAGACAGGACTGCCACTTAAGATTTTTGGCATTGCTGCACTATCTCTTCTCATGCCTACACTAG GAGCTTATGTTTTCGGGACAAATGGAGAAGTTTAA